CGCTAGAGCGAATAGCGAATTAGAAAGAAATATTAAACTTTGGCTAAAAATTTTAAGGTGGAGGGCAAATTATAGGAAGGCCACTATAGGGCCTTCAGGTGTAAGAATCCATATCCAATCTCCCGTCCCAACTATGTACGCGCCTTTAGCATATGCGCTTGGCCCCCAAAGTAGACTTGGTTCTCTATCAAGAGGAACCCCTTGCTCAATTAGCTTTTGTCTCACAAGTTTTCCATCAAGTTTTCTCGGCGTAATCTCATTTTTTATGCATAACGCAGCAGCTAACCCGGCAGCCTACCCAGTTCCGAAGGGTTCGGTCGCTGGTAAAGCAGCGTCAAAGTCTGTAGATATACCTCGCCCAACAACTAAAAGATTATCAATTTTTAGAGGAACTAGGCATCTGTAAGGTATTTCAAACCAACCTCCGGGTCTAGCACGGGCTTCATATCCTCCAGGCTTATAAACCGGATGCGTATCAGCTGTGCATTGTGCTGGTCTGCAAATTGCGGGCTCTTTTGGATCTTTAAGGTGTATATGATGTATGATACCTATCCTTGGATTTGTAGGGTGATGCGTGTCAATTAGATTAAGTTTCCTCGCGATCCCATCTTCA
This DNA window, taken from Candidatus Bathyarchaeia archaeon, encodes the following:
- a CDS encoding FAD-dependent oxidoreductase, coding for AKLTNIANLLKLRETRRIIGEYILTAEDVVLERRFEDGIARKLNLIDTHHPTNPRIGIIHHIHLKDPKEPAICRPAQCTADTHPVYKPGGYEARARPGGWFEIPYRCLVPLKIDNLLVVGRGISTDFDAALPATEPFGTG